A window from Branchiostoma lanceolatum isolate klBraLanc5 chromosome 9, klBraLanc5.hap2, whole genome shotgun sequence encodes these proteins:
- the LOC136441852 gene encoding microtubule-associated protein futsch-like isoform X1: MMATTKSGQQSKDNASVEKTSMFRRMVQKLKKGSTEDDLEVETKINPTERVSTEPSLREAKECTGALPEDLQNLQKAGKTSMFRRMVIKLKKESAEDDLDDASKPSQRDRSETSLKEVIEYSDALLDELQDLQSLFRTKQHYTSIFVRRLQEQTEDNHKLENEILSDFAGRLEVTNIMIRKLEENTQHRISQKDEFIQQLQAHVVVLESEKEGERTEADAKIRELEKRLVDQAAKTRQRVSLKDEEIEQLKSRVEVLESEKKGFGEARLHVGTQTQQGNDVLIDPRPIQQDIQKMRKENEQKAARQQELIRNMREQMEASKGLIKTLKQDLTGQIGAHEHGEVKKDMTGTSAKREHAALEMPTLLLNGLPLALPDDEQHKPTDKKDAVAFEMPTLLLNGLPLALPDDEQHKPTDKKEPIAFEVPTLLLNGLPLALPDDEQHKPTDKKEAVAFEMPTLLLNGLPLALPDDEQHTPTDKKEAVAFEIPTLLLNGLPLALPDDEQHKPTDKKEAVAFEMPTLLLNGLPLALPDDEQHKPTDKKDAVAFEVPTLLLNGLPLPDDEQHKPTDKKDAVAFEMPTLLLNGLPLPDDEQHVQTEKEPATAPMPETEKPDGYPPTNGANEGETFGKEPATPQGFLNRSLPSGDANITEPLGNPEQELPCLPESLAEQSVTQSLVEHRVHPQSSMVHSCPLVELDEAIPDSVLQQYLLSKRIAAYAQQTRFMYAKDCGLKNVPPENPYPARKSASTPAQACSGDYALNHSETSAGVVPELLPNDLTVEDDLQHKQAEKKETSAGVMPELLSSDLQLEDDRQHVQTEKEPATTAMQETDKPVKHNEDIPQCIPDGYPPINGANEGETFGKEPATPQGFLNHSLPSGDANITEPSGNPELELPCPPESLAEQSVTRSLEEYRVHPQSSMVDFFPIGALDEAIPYSLVQQYLLSRRLAAYAHQARLMVLPDSVMKQYLLSQRIAAYAQQVRLMRAMDRGQTNAPPDNPDSARKSASSPAQACSGDSKLNHSELSQRPTVRLRASSDSLSTS; the protein is encoded by the exons ATGATGGCGACTACAAAGTCAGGTCAACAGTCTAAAGACAACGCTAGCGTCGAGAAGACATCGATGTTTCGAAGAATGGTCCAGAAATTGAAGAAAGGATCAACAGAAGACGACTTGGAGGTTGAGACTAAGATCAAT CCAACCGAGAGAGTCAGCACAGAGCCCTCGTTAAGAGA GGCAAAAGAGTGCACTGGAGCTCTCCCAGAAGACCTGCAAAACCTCCAgaa AGCAGGGAAGACTTCTATGTTCAGAAGAATGGTCATCAAACTGAAAAAGGAGTCGGCAGAAGATGACTTGGATGATGCGTCCAAG CCAAGTCAGAGAGACCGCAGTGAGACCTCGTTGAAAGA GGTGATAGAGTACAGTGATGCTCTTTTGGACGAACTACAAGACCTACAGAG CTTGTTTCGGACGAAACAACACTACACCTCCATTTTTGTCAG GAGGCTACAAGAACAAACTGAAGACAACCACAAACTGGAGAACGAGATTCTGAG TGACTTCGCCGGACGGCTAGAAGTCACCAATAT AATGATCCGGAAGCTggaagaaaacacacaacacag GATCTCCCAGAAAGATGAGTTCATTCAGCAGCTCCAGGCTCATGTGGTTGTCCTGGAGTCAGAAAAGGAAGG GGAGAGAACAGAAGCTGACGCGAAGATTAGAGAACTGGAGAAGCGACTCGTGGATCAAGCCGCAAAAACACGGCAGCG AGTTTCCCTGAAAGATGAGGAGATCGAGCAGCTGAAGTCTCGTGTGGAGGTTCTTGAATCAGAAAAGAAGGG ATTTGGTGAGGCCAGACTGCATGTGGGCACTCAAACCCAGCAAGGGAATGATGTCCTGATTGACCCGCGGCCCATACAACAGGACATACAGAAG ATGAGAAAAGAGAATGAGCAGAAGGCTGCACGTCAGCAGGAACTGATCAGAAATATGCGAGAACAG ATGGAGGCTAGCAAGGGGTTGATCAAGACGCTCAAACAG GATCTTACTGGGCAGATTGGGGCACATGAACAT GGTGAAGTGAAGAAAGACATGACAGGGACGTCAGCTAAGAGAGAACATGCGGCGCTTGAgatgcccacgctgcttctcaacggcctacccctggctctgcccgatgatgagcagcacaagccaacagataagaaggacgccgtggcgtttgagatgcccacgctgcttctcaacggcctacccctggctctgcccgatgacgagcagcacaagccaacagataagaaggaaccCATAgcgtttgaggtgcccacgctgcttctcaacggcctacccctggctctgcccgatgacgagcagcacaagccgacagataagaaggaagccgtggcgtttgagatgcccacgctgcttctcaacggcctacccctggctctgcccgatgacgagcagcacacgccaacagataagaaggaagccgtggcgtttgagatacccacgctgcttctcaacggcctacccctggctctgcccgatgacgagcagcacaagccaacagataagaaggaagccgtggcgtttgagatgcccacgctgcttctcaacggcctacccctggctctgcccgatgacgagcagcacaagccaacagataagaaggacgccgtggcgtttgaggtgcccaccctgcttctcaacggcctacctctgcccgatgacgagcagcacaagccaacagataagaaggacgccgtggcgtttgagatgcccacgctgcttctcaacggcctacctctgccagatgacgagcagcaTGTACAGACGGAGAAGGAACCTGCGACTGCTCCGATGCCAGAGACTGAAAAGCCTGACGGATACCCTCCAACAAATGGTGCAAATGAGGGTGAAACGTTCGGGAAAGAACCTGCCACCCCACAGGGCTTCTTGAATCGCAGCCTGCCGTCAGGTGATGCAAACATAACAGAGCCATTGGGAAATCCTGAGCAAGAGCTGCCGTGCCTTCCAGAGTCCCTCGCTGAGCAGAGCGTCACCCAGAGTCTTGTAGAGCACAGAGTCCATCCGCAGTCTTCTATGGTCCACTCCTGTCCGCTTGTTGAGCTGGACGAGGCTATACCTGACTCCGTCTTGCAACAGTACCTTCTCTCCAAACGTATAGCAGCCTATGCTCAGCAGACACGTTTCATGTATGCAAAGGATTGTGGACTAAAAAATGTTCCACCTGAGAATCCTTACCCTGCACGAAAGTCAGCGTCGACCCCAGCACAGGCCTGTTCGGGAGATTACGCGCTAAATCACAGTGAAACTTCAGCTGGTGTAGTGCCTGAGCTCCTCCCTAATGACCTTACGGTTGAAGATGACCTTCAGCACAAGCAGGCAGAGAAGAAGGAAACTTCAGCTGGTGTGATGCCTGAGCTCCTCTCCAGTGACCTCCAActggaagatgacagacagcaTGTACAGACAGAGAAGGAACCTGCGACTACTGCGATGCAAGAGACCGACAAGCCAGTGAAGCATAACGAGGATATTCCACAATGCATCCCCGATGGATACCCTCCAATAAATGGTGCAAATGAGGGTGAAACGTTCGGGAAGGAACCTGCCACCCCACAGGGCTTCTTGAATCACAGCTTGCCGTCAGGTGATGCAAACATAACAGAGCCATCGGGAAATCCTGAGCTAGAGCTGCCGTGCCCACCAGAGTCCCTCGCTGAGCAGAGCGTCACCCGGAGTCTTGAAGAGTACAGAGTCCATCCGCAGTCTTCTATGGTCGACTTCTTTCCGATTGGTGCGCTGGACGAGGCTATACCTTACTCGCTCGTGCAACAGTACCTCCTCTCTCGACGTCTAGCAGCCTATGCTCACCAGGCACGTTTGATGGTGTTACCTGACTCCGTCATGAAACAGTACCTTCTCTCTCAACGCATAGCAGCCTATGCTCAACAGGTACGCTTGATGCGTGCAATGGATCGTGGACAAACAAATGCTCCACCCGACAATCCTGACTCTGCTCGAAAGTCAGCGTCGTCCCCAGCACAGGCTTGTTCGGGAGATTCCAAGCTGAACCACAGTGAATTGTCGCAGAGGCCCACCGTCAGATTAAGGGCGTCTTCGGACTCACTGTCAACTTCTTAA
- the LOC136441852 gene encoding microtubule-associated protein futsch-like isoform X2, with amino-acid sequence MMATTKSGQQSKDNASVEKTSMFRRMVQKLKKGSTEDDLEVETKINPTERVSTEPSLREAKECTGALPEDLQNLQKAGKTSMFRRMVIKLKKESAEDDLDDASKPSQRDRSETSLKEVIEYSDALLDELQDLQSLFRTKQHYTSIFVRRLQEQTEDNHKLENEILSDFAGRLEVTNIMIRKLEENTQHRERTEADAKIRELEKRLVDQAAKTRQRVSLKDEEIEQLKSRVEVLESEKKGFGEARLHVGTQTQQGNDVLIDPRPIQQDIQKMRKENEQKAARQQELIRNMREQMEASKGLIKTLKQDLTGQIGAHEHGEVKKDMTGTSAKREHAALEMPTLLLNGLPLALPDDEQHKPTDKKDAVAFEMPTLLLNGLPLALPDDEQHKPTDKKEPIAFEVPTLLLNGLPLALPDDEQHKPTDKKEAVAFEMPTLLLNGLPLALPDDEQHTPTDKKEAVAFEIPTLLLNGLPLALPDDEQHKPTDKKEAVAFEMPTLLLNGLPLALPDDEQHKPTDKKDAVAFEVPTLLLNGLPLPDDEQHKPTDKKDAVAFEMPTLLLNGLPLPDDEQHVQTEKEPATAPMPETEKPDGYPPTNGANEGETFGKEPATPQGFLNRSLPSGDANITEPLGNPEQELPCLPESLAEQSVTQSLVEHRVHPQSSMVHSCPLVELDEAIPDSVLQQYLLSKRIAAYAQQTRFMYAKDCGLKNVPPENPYPARKSASTPAQACSGDYALNHSETSAGVVPELLPNDLTVEDDLQHKQAEKKETSAGVMPELLSSDLQLEDDRQHVQTEKEPATTAMQETDKPVKHNEDIPQCIPDGYPPINGANEGETFGKEPATPQGFLNHSLPSGDANITEPSGNPELELPCPPESLAEQSVTRSLEEYRVHPQSSMVDFFPIGALDEAIPYSLVQQYLLSRRLAAYAHQARLMVLPDSVMKQYLLSQRIAAYAQQVRLMRAMDRGQTNAPPDNPDSARKSASSPAQACSGDSKLNHSELSQRPTVRLRASSDSLSTS; translated from the exons ATGATGGCGACTACAAAGTCAGGTCAACAGTCTAAAGACAACGCTAGCGTCGAGAAGACATCGATGTTTCGAAGAATGGTCCAGAAATTGAAGAAAGGATCAACAGAAGACGACTTGGAGGTTGAGACTAAGATCAAT CCAACCGAGAGAGTCAGCACAGAGCCCTCGTTAAGAGA GGCAAAAGAGTGCACTGGAGCTCTCCCAGAAGACCTGCAAAACCTCCAgaa AGCAGGGAAGACTTCTATGTTCAGAAGAATGGTCATCAAACTGAAAAAGGAGTCGGCAGAAGATGACTTGGATGATGCGTCCAAG CCAAGTCAGAGAGACCGCAGTGAGACCTCGTTGAAAGA GGTGATAGAGTACAGTGATGCTCTTTTGGACGAACTACAAGACCTACAGAG CTTGTTTCGGACGAAACAACACTACACCTCCATTTTTGTCAG GAGGCTACAAGAACAAACTGAAGACAACCACAAACTGGAGAACGAGATTCTGAG TGACTTCGCCGGACGGCTAGAAGTCACCAATAT AATGATCCGGAAGCTggaagaaaacacacaacacag GGAGAGAACAGAAGCTGACGCGAAGATTAGAGAACTGGAGAAGCGACTCGTGGATCAAGCCGCAAAAACACGGCAGCG AGTTTCCCTGAAAGATGAGGAGATCGAGCAGCTGAAGTCTCGTGTGGAGGTTCTTGAATCAGAAAAGAAGGG ATTTGGTGAGGCCAGACTGCATGTGGGCACTCAAACCCAGCAAGGGAATGATGTCCTGATTGACCCGCGGCCCATACAACAGGACATACAGAAG ATGAGAAAAGAGAATGAGCAGAAGGCTGCACGTCAGCAGGAACTGATCAGAAATATGCGAGAACAG ATGGAGGCTAGCAAGGGGTTGATCAAGACGCTCAAACAG GATCTTACTGGGCAGATTGGGGCACATGAACAT GGTGAAGTGAAGAAAGACATGACAGGGACGTCAGCTAAGAGAGAACATGCGGCGCTTGAgatgcccacgctgcttctcaacggcctacccctggctctgcccgatgatgagcagcacaagccaacagataagaaggacgccgtggcgtttgagatgcccacgctgcttctcaacggcctacccctggctctgcccgatgacgagcagcacaagccaacagataagaaggaaccCATAgcgtttgaggtgcccacgctgcttctcaacggcctacccctggctctgcccgatgacgagcagcacaagccgacagataagaaggaagccgtggcgtttgagatgcccacgctgcttctcaacggcctacccctggctctgcccgatgacgagcagcacacgccaacagataagaaggaagccgtggcgtttgagatacccacgctgcttctcaacggcctacccctggctctgcccgatgacgagcagcacaagccaacagataagaaggaagccgtggcgtttgagatgcccacgctgcttctcaacggcctacccctggctctgcccgatgacgagcagcacaagccaacagataagaaggacgccgtggcgtttgaggtgcccaccctgcttctcaacggcctacctctgcccgatgacgagcagcacaagccaacagataagaaggacgccgtggcgtttgagatgcccacgctgcttctcaacggcctacctctgccagatgacgagcagcaTGTACAGACGGAGAAGGAACCTGCGACTGCTCCGATGCCAGAGACTGAAAAGCCTGACGGATACCCTCCAACAAATGGTGCAAATGAGGGTGAAACGTTCGGGAAAGAACCTGCCACCCCACAGGGCTTCTTGAATCGCAGCCTGCCGTCAGGTGATGCAAACATAACAGAGCCATTGGGAAATCCTGAGCAAGAGCTGCCGTGCCTTCCAGAGTCCCTCGCTGAGCAGAGCGTCACCCAGAGTCTTGTAGAGCACAGAGTCCATCCGCAGTCTTCTATGGTCCACTCCTGTCCGCTTGTTGAGCTGGACGAGGCTATACCTGACTCCGTCTTGCAACAGTACCTTCTCTCCAAACGTATAGCAGCCTATGCTCAGCAGACACGTTTCATGTATGCAAAGGATTGTGGACTAAAAAATGTTCCACCTGAGAATCCTTACCCTGCACGAAAGTCAGCGTCGACCCCAGCACAGGCCTGTTCGGGAGATTACGCGCTAAATCACAGTGAAACTTCAGCTGGTGTAGTGCCTGAGCTCCTCCCTAATGACCTTACGGTTGAAGATGACCTTCAGCACAAGCAGGCAGAGAAGAAGGAAACTTCAGCTGGTGTGATGCCTGAGCTCCTCTCCAGTGACCTCCAActggaagatgacagacagcaTGTACAGACAGAGAAGGAACCTGCGACTACTGCGATGCAAGAGACCGACAAGCCAGTGAAGCATAACGAGGATATTCCACAATGCATCCCCGATGGATACCCTCCAATAAATGGTGCAAATGAGGGTGAAACGTTCGGGAAGGAACCTGCCACCCCACAGGGCTTCTTGAATCACAGCTTGCCGTCAGGTGATGCAAACATAACAGAGCCATCGGGAAATCCTGAGCTAGAGCTGCCGTGCCCACCAGAGTCCCTCGCTGAGCAGAGCGTCACCCGGAGTCTTGAAGAGTACAGAGTCCATCCGCAGTCTTCTATGGTCGACTTCTTTCCGATTGGTGCGCTGGACGAGGCTATACCTTACTCGCTCGTGCAACAGTACCTCCTCTCTCGACGTCTAGCAGCCTATGCTCACCAGGCACGTTTGATGGTGTTACCTGACTCCGTCATGAAACAGTACCTTCTCTCTCAACGCATAGCAGCCTATGCTCAACAGGTACGCTTGATGCGTGCAATGGATCGTGGACAAACAAATGCTCCACCCGACAATCCTGACTCTGCTCGAAAGTCAGCGTCGTCCCCAGCACAGGCTTGTTCGGGAGATTCCAAGCTGAACCACAGTGAATTGTCGCAGAGGCCCACCGTCAGATTAAGGGCGTCTTCGGACTCACTGTCAACTTCTTAA
- the LOC136441852 gene encoding microtubule-associated protein futsch-like isoform X3 has product MAKECTGALPEDLQNLQKAGKTSMFRRMVIKLKKESAEDDLDDASKPSQRDRSETSLKEVIEYSDALLDELQDLQSLFRTKQHYTSIFVRRLQEQTEDNHKLENEILSDFAGRLEVTNIMIRKLEENTQHRISQKDEFIQQLQAHVVVLESEKEGERTEADAKIRELEKRLVDQAAKTRQRVSLKDEEIEQLKSRVEVLESEKKGFGEARLHVGTQTQQGNDVLIDPRPIQQDIQKMRKENEQKAARQQELIRNMREQMEASKGLIKTLKQDLTGQIGAHEHGEVKKDMTGTSAKREHAALEMPTLLLNGLPLALPDDEQHKPTDKKDAVAFEMPTLLLNGLPLALPDDEQHKPTDKKEPIAFEVPTLLLNGLPLALPDDEQHKPTDKKEAVAFEMPTLLLNGLPLALPDDEQHTPTDKKEAVAFEIPTLLLNGLPLALPDDEQHKPTDKKEAVAFEMPTLLLNGLPLALPDDEQHKPTDKKDAVAFEVPTLLLNGLPLPDDEQHKPTDKKDAVAFEMPTLLLNGLPLPDDEQHVQTEKEPATAPMPETEKPDGYPPTNGANEGETFGKEPATPQGFLNRSLPSGDANITEPLGNPEQELPCLPESLAEQSVTQSLVEHRVHPQSSMVHSCPLVELDEAIPDSVLQQYLLSKRIAAYAQQTRFMYAKDCGLKNVPPENPYPARKSASTPAQACSGDYALNHSETSAGVVPELLPNDLTVEDDLQHKQAEKKETSAGVMPELLSSDLQLEDDRQHVQTEKEPATTAMQETDKPVKHNEDIPQCIPDGYPPINGANEGETFGKEPATPQGFLNHSLPSGDANITEPSGNPELELPCPPESLAEQSVTRSLEEYRVHPQSSMVDFFPIGALDEAIPYSLVQQYLLSRRLAAYAHQARLMVLPDSVMKQYLLSQRIAAYAQQVRLMRAMDRGQTNAPPDNPDSARKSASSPAQACSGDSKLNHSELSQRPTVRLRASSDSLSTS; this is encoded by the exons AT GGCAAAAGAGTGCACTGGAGCTCTCCCAGAAGACCTGCAAAACCTCCAgaa AGCAGGGAAGACTTCTATGTTCAGAAGAATGGTCATCAAACTGAAAAAGGAGTCGGCAGAAGATGACTTGGATGATGCGTCCAAG CCAAGTCAGAGAGACCGCAGTGAGACCTCGTTGAAAGA GGTGATAGAGTACAGTGATGCTCTTTTGGACGAACTACAAGACCTACAGAG CTTGTTTCGGACGAAACAACACTACACCTCCATTTTTGTCAG GAGGCTACAAGAACAAACTGAAGACAACCACAAACTGGAGAACGAGATTCTGAG TGACTTCGCCGGACGGCTAGAAGTCACCAATAT AATGATCCGGAAGCTggaagaaaacacacaacacag GATCTCCCAGAAAGATGAGTTCATTCAGCAGCTCCAGGCTCATGTGGTTGTCCTGGAGTCAGAAAAGGAAGG GGAGAGAACAGAAGCTGACGCGAAGATTAGAGAACTGGAGAAGCGACTCGTGGATCAAGCCGCAAAAACACGGCAGCG AGTTTCCCTGAAAGATGAGGAGATCGAGCAGCTGAAGTCTCGTGTGGAGGTTCTTGAATCAGAAAAGAAGGG ATTTGGTGAGGCCAGACTGCATGTGGGCACTCAAACCCAGCAAGGGAATGATGTCCTGATTGACCCGCGGCCCATACAACAGGACATACAGAAG ATGAGAAAAGAGAATGAGCAGAAGGCTGCACGTCAGCAGGAACTGATCAGAAATATGCGAGAACAG ATGGAGGCTAGCAAGGGGTTGATCAAGACGCTCAAACAG GATCTTACTGGGCAGATTGGGGCACATGAACAT GGTGAAGTGAAGAAAGACATGACAGGGACGTCAGCTAAGAGAGAACATGCGGCGCTTGAgatgcccacgctgcttctcaacggcctacccctggctctgcccgatgatgagcagcacaagccaacagataagaaggacgccgtggcgtttgagatgcccacgctgcttctcaacggcctacccctggctctgcccgatgacgagcagcacaagccaacagataagaaggaaccCATAgcgtttgaggtgcccacgctgcttctcaacggcctacccctggctctgcccgatgacgagcagcacaagccgacagataagaaggaagccgtggcgtttgagatgcccacgctgcttctcaacggcctacccctggctctgcccgatgacgagcagcacacgccaacagataagaaggaagccgtggcgtttgagatacccacgctgcttctcaacggcctacccctggctctgcccgatgacgagcagcacaagccaacagataagaaggaagccgtggcgtttgagatgcccacgctgcttctcaacggcctacccctggctctgcccgatgacgagcagcacaagccaacagataagaaggacgccgtggcgtttgaggtgcccaccctgcttctcaacggcctacctctgcccgatgacgagcagcacaagccaacagataagaaggacgccgtggcgtttgagatgcccacgctgcttctcaacggcctacctctgccagatgacgagcagcaTGTACAGACGGAGAAGGAACCTGCGACTGCTCCGATGCCAGAGACTGAAAAGCCTGACGGATACCCTCCAACAAATGGTGCAAATGAGGGTGAAACGTTCGGGAAAGAACCTGCCACCCCACAGGGCTTCTTGAATCGCAGCCTGCCGTCAGGTGATGCAAACATAACAGAGCCATTGGGAAATCCTGAGCAAGAGCTGCCGTGCCTTCCAGAGTCCCTCGCTGAGCAGAGCGTCACCCAGAGTCTTGTAGAGCACAGAGTCCATCCGCAGTCTTCTATGGTCCACTCCTGTCCGCTTGTTGAGCTGGACGAGGCTATACCTGACTCCGTCTTGCAACAGTACCTTCTCTCCAAACGTATAGCAGCCTATGCTCAGCAGACACGTTTCATGTATGCAAAGGATTGTGGACTAAAAAATGTTCCACCTGAGAATCCTTACCCTGCACGAAAGTCAGCGTCGACCCCAGCACAGGCCTGTTCGGGAGATTACGCGCTAAATCACAGTGAAACTTCAGCTGGTGTAGTGCCTGAGCTCCTCCCTAATGACCTTACGGTTGAAGATGACCTTCAGCACAAGCAGGCAGAGAAGAAGGAAACTTCAGCTGGTGTGATGCCTGAGCTCCTCTCCAGTGACCTCCAActggaagatgacagacagcaTGTACAGACAGAGAAGGAACCTGCGACTACTGCGATGCAAGAGACCGACAAGCCAGTGAAGCATAACGAGGATATTCCACAATGCATCCCCGATGGATACCCTCCAATAAATGGTGCAAATGAGGGTGAAACGTTCGGGAAGGAACCTGCCACCCCACAGGGCTTCTTGAATCACAGCTTGCCGTCAGGTGATGCAAACATAACAGAGCCATCGGGAAATCCTGAGCTAGAGCTGCCGTGCCCACCAGAGTCCCTCGCTGAGCAGAGCGTCACCCGGAGTCTTGAAGAGTACAGAGTCCATCCGCAGTCTTCTATGGTCGACTTCTTTCCGATTGGTGCGCTGGACGAGGCTATACCTTACTCGCTCGTGCAACAGTACCTCCTCTCTCGACGTCTAGCAGCCTATGCTCACCAGGCACGTTTGATGGTGTTACCTGACTCCGTCATGAAACAGTACCTTCTCTCTCAACGCATAGCAGCCTATGCTCAACAGGTACGCTTGATGCGTGCAATGGATCGTGGACAAACAAATGCTCCACCCGACAATCCTGACTCTGCTCGAAAGTCAGCGTCGTCCCCAGCACAGGCTTGTTCGGGAGATTCCAAGCTGAACCACAGTGAATTGTCGCAGAGGCCCACCGTCAGATTAAGGGCGTCTTCGGACTCACTGTCAACTTCTTAA